The following proteins are encoded in a genomic region of Salvelinus fontinalis isolate EN_2023a unplaced genomic scaffold, ASM2944872v1 scaffold_0311, whole genome shotgun sequence:
- the LOC129845462 gene encoding basic proline-rich protein-like, with protein sequence MIPPPPNPMIPPPPNPMIPPPPNPMIPPPPPNPMIPPPPNPMIPPPPNPMIPPPPNPMIPPPPNPTIPPPNPMIPPPPPNPMIPPPPNPMIPPPPNPTIPPPPNPMIPPPPNPMIPPPPNPTIPPPNPMIPPPPPNPMIPPPPNPMIPPPPNPMIPPPPNPMIPPPPNPMIPPPPNPMIPPPPNPMIPPPPPNPMIPPPPNPMIPPPPNPMIPPPPPNPMIPPPPNPMIPPSPPNPMIPPPNPMIPPPPPNPTIPPPPNPMIPPPPPPNPTIPPPPNPMIPPPPNPTIPPPPNPMIPPPPNPTIPPPPNPMIPPPPNPMIPPPPPPNPMIPPPPPNPTIPPPPPPNPMIPPPPPNPMIPPPPPNPTIPPPPNPMIPPPPNPTIPPPNPMIPPPPPNPTIPPPPNPMIPPPPNPMIPPPPNPMIPPPPNPMIPPPPNPMIPPPPNPMIPPPPPNPTIPPPPNPMIPPPPNPMIPPPPNPMIPPPPPNPMIPPPPNPMIPPPPNPMIPPPPNPRIPPPPNPMIPPPPNPMIPPPPNPMIPPPPNPMIPPPPNPMIPPPPNPMIPPPPNPRIPPPPNPMIPPPPNPMIPPPPNPMIPPPNPMIPPPPNPMIPPPPNPMIPPPPPNPMIPPPPPNPMIPPPPNPMIPPPPNPMIPPPPNPMIPPPPPNPMIPPPPNPMTPPPPNPMIPPPPNPMIPPPPNPMIPPPPNPRIPPPPNPMIPPPPNPTIPPPNPMIPPPPNPMIPPPPPNPMIPPPPNPTIPPPNPMIPPPPNPMIPPPPNPMIPPPPNPMIPPPPNPTIPPPNPMIPPPPNPMIPPPPPNPMIPPPPPNPMIPPPPNPMIPPVTHHLKGVYVSCSRS encoded by the coding sequence atgatacctcctcctcctaaccctatgatacctcctcctcctaaccctatgatacctcctcctcctaaccctatgatacctcctcctcctcctaaccctatgatacctcctcctcctaaccctatgatacctcctcctcctaaccctatgatacctcctcctcctaaccctatgatacctcctcctcctaaccccacGATACCTCCTCCTAACCCCatgatacctcctcctcctcctaaccctatgatacctcctcctcctaaccctatgatacctcctcctcctaaccctacgatacctcctcctcctaaccctatgatacctcctcctcctaaccctatgatacctcctcctcctaaccccacGATACCTCCTCCTAACCCCatgatacctcctcctcctcctaaccctatgatacctcctcctcctaaccctatgatacctcctcctcctaaccctatgatacctcctcctcctaaccctatgatacctcctcctcctaaccctatgatacctcctcctcctaaccctatgatacctcctcctcctaaccctatgatacctcctcctcctcctaaccctatgatacctcctcctcctaaccccatgatacctcctcctcctaaccctatgatacctcctcctcctcctaaccctatgatacctcctcctcctaaccctatgatacctccttctcctcctaaccctatgatacctcctcctaaccctatgatacctcctcctcctcctaaccctacgatacctcctcctcctaaccctatgatacctcctcctcctcctcctaaccctacgatacctcctcctcctaaccctatgatacctcctcctcctaaccctacgatacctcctcctcctaaccctatgatacctcctcctcctaaccctacgatacctcctcctcctaaccctatgatacctcctcctcctaaccctatgatacctcctcctcctcctcctaaccctatgatacctcctcctcctcctaaccctacgatacctcctcctcctcctcctaaccctatgatacctcctcctcctcctaaccctatgatacctcctcctcctcctaaccctacgatacctcctcctcctaaccctatgatacctcctcctcctaaccctacGATACCTCCTCCTAACCCTatgatacctcctcctcctcctaaccctacgatacctcctcctcctaaccccatgatacctcctcctcctaaccctatgatacctcctcctcctaaccctatgatacctcctcctcctaaccctatgatacctcctcctcctaaccctatgatacctcctcctcctaaccctatgatacctcctcctcctcctaaccccacgatacctcctcctcctaaccctatgatacctcctcctcctaaccctatgatacctcctcctcctaaccctatgatacctcctcctcctcctaaccctatgatacctcctcctcctaaccccatgatacctcctcctcctaaccctatgatacctcctcctcctaaccctaggatacctcctcctcctaaccctatgatacctcctcctcctaaccctatgatacctcctcctcctaaccctatgatacctcctcctcctaaccctatgatacctcctcctcctaaccctatgatacctcctcctcctaaccctatgatacctcctcctcctaaccctaggatacctcctcctcctaaccctatgatacctcctcctcctaaccctatgatacctcctcctcctaaccctatgatacctcctcctaaccctatgatacctcctcctcctaaccctatgatacctcctcctcctaaccctatgatacctcctcctcctcctaaccctatgatacctcctcctcctcctaaccctatgatacctcctcctcctaaccctatgatacctcctcctcctaaccctatgatacctcctcctcctaaccctatgatacctcctcctcctcctaaccctatgatacctcctcctcctaaccctatgacacctcctcctcctaaccctatgatacctcctcctcctaaccctatgatacctcctcctcctaaccctatgatacctcctcctcctaaccctaggatacctcctcctcctaaccctatgatacctcctcctcctaaccccacGATACCTCCTCCTAACCCCatgatacctcctcctcctaaccctatgatacctcctcctcctcctaaccctatgatacctcctcctcctaaccccacGATACCTCCTCCTAACCCTatgatacctcctcctcctaaccctatgatacctcctcctcctaaccctatgatacctcctcctcctaaccctatgatacctcctcctcctaaccccacGATACCTCCTCCTAACCCCatgatacctcctcctcctaaccctatgatacctcctcctcctcctaaccctatgatacctcctcctcctcctaaccctatgatacctcctcctcctaaccccatgATACCTCCTGTGACTCATCATCTTAAAGGTGTTTATGTCTCCTGTTCCAGGTCCTAA